One Helianthus annuus cultivar XRQ/B chromosome 7, HanXRQr2.0-SUNRISE, whole genome shotgun sequence genomic region harbors:
- the LOC110866810 gene encoding aquaporin PIP2-4: MFGFGHASSLGKDVEVGGHEYGAKDYQDPPPADLFDAEELTKWSFYRAIIAEFIATLLFLYITILTVIGYKSQTDPAHSSDQCGGVGILGIAWAFGGMIFVLVYCTAGISGGHINPAVTFGLFLARKVTLPRAFMYIVAQCLGAVCGCGLVKAFQKTYYHTYGGGANELADGYSKGTGLGAEIIGTFVLVYTVFSATDPKRNARDSHVPVLAPLPIGFAVFMVHLATIPITGTGINPARSFGAAVMYGKEKAWDDQWLFWVGPMIGAAIAAFYHQFVLRAGAVKALGSSRSM, encoded by the exons ATGTTCGGCTTCGGACATGCGTCTTCATTGGGCAAAGACGTTGAGGTTGGTGGGCATGAGTACGGTGCAAAAGATTACCAAGACCCTCCCCCGGCGGACCTCTTCGACGCGGAAGAGCTCACAAAATGGTCTTTTTACCGAGCCATCATTGCTGAGTTCATTGCTACCCTTCTCTTCCTTTACATCACTATCTTGACTGTCATTGGCTACAAGTCCCAAACCGACCCTGCCCATAGTTCTGACCAATGCGGAGGTGTTGGTATTCTTGGTATTGCTTGGGCCTTCGGTGGCATGATCTTCGTTCTAGTATATTGCACTGCCGGCATCTCAG GAGGACACATTAACCCTGCGGTGACTTTTGGGCTGTTTTTGGCTAGAAAGGTGACACTCCCGAGGGCATTCATGTACATTGTGGCTCAATGCTTGGGTGCCGTATGCGGTTGCGGTCTGGTTAAAGCTTTCCAAAAGACTTACTACCATACTTATGGTGGTGGTGCGAACGAGCTCGCAGATGGCTACAGCAAAGGCACCGGTTTGGGTGCTGAAATCATCGGCACATTTGTCCTCGTTTACACCGTCTTTTCAGCCACTGACCCCAAAAGAAATGCCCGAGATTCCCATGTTCCC GTATTGGCACCTCTCCCTATCGGATTTGCCGTATTCATGGTTCACTTGGCCACCATCCCAATCACCGGCACTGGAATCAACCCGGCTCGTAGTTTTGGTGCGGCCGTCATGTACGGAAAAGAAAAGGCCTGGGATGACCAA TGGTTGTTCTGGGTGGGACCGATGATCGGAGCCGCCATCGCCGCCTTCTACCATCAGTTCGTATTGAGAGCCGGCGCAGTCAAAGCTCTTGGATCCTCTAGGAGCATGTGA